In Brevibacillus marinus, the genomic window CGGGCTCCACGTTGTCGCATCATCTGAAGCAACTGGCCGACTGCGGTTTGATCGAACTTTCGCACAAGGAAGGGACGTACCACTTTTATCGGGTGCGGGAAGAAGTGTTTCGGCGTTATGTACCGCCGGATCTCCAATGATTTTTTGCTCAATAATTTTTTTGCTCAATAATTCGATACATATAGAAATATAAAACTAAGGAGGGAGCAGAAAGTGAGACGAGGATTCACGATTTCCATGCTGGCTTTTGGCGGTTTTTTGGTGGGAACGGCCGAGATGATGGTTGCCGGCATTCTGGACATGGTGGCCGACGATTTGCACGTATCGGTCGGGCTGGCGGGCCAATCGGTCACCATGTATGCGCTAGTGTTCGCGGTCGGAACCCCGGTTCTGATCGCCGCCACTTCCCGACTCGAACGCAAAACGCTGCTGTTGTCCGCCTTCGCCGTCTTTATCGCGGGAAACGTCCTTGCCTGCCTGAGCGCTTCGTTCTGGTGGTTCATGTTTTCACGGGCCGTGCTGGCGGCGAGCGCCGGAATCATCGTCGTCGTCTCGCTGACCGTCGGATCCCGTCTCGCTTCTCCGGATCAACGCGGCAGCGCCATCGGAACCGTGATTATGGGATTCAGCCTCTCCCTGGTGCTGGGGGTGCCGCTCGGCGCGCTGATCGGGGAAGAATACGGCTGGAAAATGAATTTCGCCCTGCTGGCGGCGCTCGCCTTCCTGCTGTGGATCGCCCTTTGGAAGCTCATTCCTTCCATCGGCGCCGACGAATCCGTGCCGCTCAAAAGACAGCTTTCCGCACTTCGGAACCGGAAAACGGTCAGCGCTTTGTTCGTCACGTTTTTCTGGATCATGGGCTATCAGCTTGTTTTCACCTATGTGTCTCCGTTATTGCGGACTTCAGCCGGGATCGATACGGCGATGGTCAGCACGGCGCTTTTGGTGTGCGGCCTGTTTTCGGTGGCGGGTTCGCGTTTCGGTGGATTCGGAGCCGACCGATGGGGAAGCGTCCGCACCATTTTGTTCAGTTTGGCGGTGCATGCCGGCGCGTTGTTGGCGCTGCCTTTTACATCCGCCAGTGTGGCGGGCGCGCTGATGACGCTGGCGGTATGGTTTGGAGCGGCTTGGACGACAACGCCCGCGCAGCAGTATTATCTCGTCTCCATCTCGCCGAAAACCGCCGATTTTGTCTTGAGCTTGAACAACGCCGTGCTGCAGCTGGGCATCGCGGTCGGCGCGGCCGTCGGCGGCGTGGTCGTTCAACTTTCGTCGGTCCGTCTGCTCGGTTGGGTGGGGGCCGTCCTCGAAGGGCTCGGATTTTTGGCGGCGGTGTACTCCTTTTCGCGGAAAAATGCTCCAGTGAGTGAAAAATCTGTGGGCAGAAAAAAGGAATAATTGGTGAACGATTACGGAAAAGCATGGAAAAAGGCTTCTCTTCTTGGTAGAGTGTAAAGCGACCAAAACAAACACCCCAGGAAAGGAGAAGCTTCATGAAGCAGTATACCATGAATCTGCCGACATTGAAAGAAATTGAAGTGAAGATATTTCAACAATTGCAGGCGATGTTTGCGGATCTCATGGTTCGTTGTCTTGAGCAAATCGACCAATGGATCATGGAACATCGCAACCTCGCCGGTATCGTCTGCGCGATATACGGCAAGTGGCGATGAGCACCGCGTTTGGCGAAATCACATTCAAACGAAGACTGTATCAAGATCGCGAAAATAAGGATCAGCCACGAAACGATCCTCCAGCGTCTCATACCCAGAGCGGAACAAAAAGCGGCGGTACCAAAAGAAAAGAAACCAGCGAAATGTTCGGAAGGCAAGCGAAAGTAAAGAGAGAAGGCGCTACCAAGAATGGGAGCAGAAGCATCGATTTTTCACCAATTTAAGTTTCTGCCCACAATTGCTTGACACACACGAATTTCTGTTAGAAGCAGAAGTATGAAGTGGTTGTGCCTCGAATATGAGAAATAGGAGAAAGAAAGGTGATCATCTTTGCTACGAGCGTTAAGTCGGGAGGCCCATCTGCAACTGATTCGGACGGCAAAACGGGAACAGCCGGCCACGATGTGGATCAAGGACGGCCGCATCCTCGACGTCTACCTGCGGAAGTGGCGGGAAGCCCAGATTGTCATCGCCGGCGAACGGATTGCCTACGTCGGTGACAAGGAGCCGTTGGTGGACGAGCGGACGGACATCATCGAGGCTGGCGGCTACCATGTCGTTCCCGGCTACATTGAGCCGCACGCCCATCCGTTTGCCTGGTACAATCCGCACACCTTGAGCGAATTCGCGCTGCGCACGGGGACCACGACGCTGATCGCCGATACGTTGCCTTTGTACAGATTTCTGCCTTTTGCGCAGGTGACGGAGATTATGGAGCGGCTGGCTGCTTCGCCCGTCAAACACTTGTTTTGGGCGCGGCTGGATCCGCAAAACAAAAGTGAGCACCTGCGGGAGTTGTTTCAGCCACAACGGCTTGCGCAGATGATCGAGCATCCGCTGGTGATTCAGGGAGGGGAGCTGACCGACTGGATCGGTCTGTTATCCGAAGATGAGCAGCTGCTGGAGGGATTGCGGCGGGTGCGCGAGCAGGGCAAGCGGATGGAAGGACATCATCCCGGAGCTTCCACGCAAACGCTGAACATCGCCGCTGCCGCCGGGGTGACTGCCTGCCATGAAAGCATTACCGCCGGTGAAGTGATCAACCGCTTGCAGCTCGGCTTTTATGCTGCGCTACGCCACTCCTCGATTCGCCCCGACCTGCCCGAGCTGATCCAGGGACTGCTCGCCGCAGGGATCACCTACTCTCCGCGGTTGATGTTCACTTCGGACGGATCGACGCCGCCGATGATGCGGCAAGGTTTTACAGATTACCTGATCCGGCTGGCGATTCAGGCAGGCCTGCCTCCCGCCGATGCGTACACCATGGCTACGCTCAACCCGGCCAGCTACTACGGGTTGGACAGCGAGATTGGCGGGATCGCTCCCGGGCGGATCGCCGACATTTTGCTGCTCGCCTCCCCGAAAGAACCGACGCCGGAACTGGTGATCGCTGACGGGCGCCGCCGGGCGGCTCGCCGTGAGCTGCTGCAGCCGCTGCCGGCCATCGACTGGCGACAGTACAGCTTTCCTGCACCCGATCGCGCAGCGCTGCCGAGTGAACCCGCCCTCTTTCGCATCCGTGGCGGCGATCAGGGAGTGCCGCTGATCACGCTGCGCAATGCCGTGATTACGGAATACGAGCAGATCGCGCTCCCTGCCGATGCGGACGGCTGCCTGCGCTTGGCAGACCCCGATCTGGCTGTCATCTGCTTGGTTGAACGCAGCGGGCAGCATGTGACCCAGGCAGTGGTGCGCGGCTACGGACGGGAGCTGGAAGCGATCGCCACCACCTTCACCATTTCCGGCGATTTTCTCGTGATCGGCCGCAATCCGGCTTCGATGGCCGCCGCTTTGCGCCGCGTGTTGGAACTGAACGGCGGCATTGTCGCGGTGGAGCAGGGGGAGTTTGTCTACGAAATGCCGCTGCCGATCGGCGGGATGATGAGCGAGGCGCCGATGGAGGAGTTGATCGAGCGTGGCCAAGCGTTTGTAGATTGGCTGCGCAAAAAAGGGTACCGCTACCTGGATCCGATCTTCTCTCTGCAGTTTTTTTCAGCCGTCCATTTGCCGCAAGTCAGGTTGACCGCCGACGGCATTTACGATGTGAAGCGGGGCCGGATCATCGTTCCCGCGCAAAGGATCGCCGATTTGCTCCGCTGACGCTTTCCGGCGGCTGGCGGAGCAAACAAATGAAAGTGCGGCGAAAAGAAAGGAAAGCGCGAAGCAAAAAATGAAATAATTACTAATATTCTTCCGATTGTTTTTTAATATTGTGAAATATTATTTTCTCTCTTGTAAATTTTCTAATTTATCATACAATGAAATAGGGGCCCTAGATCTGCCGAACGCGACAGCAGCTGACAACAGGGGATTTGTCCTTGGCGCGGTAACGGCGAAACAAGAGATACGAAAGGCGGGAGATTGATTGGGTTTCCAAACAAAGAGGAAGGGATAGAAAAGGGGGAGTCGTTTGATGAAGCGGAATCTACTCAGCTCCTTGGCTGCTCTTTTGGCAGTAGCCATGGCATTGGCCGGATGCGGAGGAGGGGCAGCCAATACGAGCGGCAGCAGCGGAACCCAATCAAGCTCTTCGGGGAGCGGCGGCCAAACGGCGGGCGAGAAAATCCTGATCGCCACGCAAAGCCCGCTCTCCGGTCCGCAATCGGTCGTCGGAGATGCGATCAAATCCGGGGCCGAGTACGCGCTCAAGCTGAGGCAGGAAGAATTTAAAAAGCTCGGCTTCGACCTGCAGCTGTTTCCGCAGGATGACATGGCCGATCCCAAACAAGGGGTGGCCAACGCGGAGCTGATCGTCTCCAACCCAGACGTGCTCGGCGTAGTCGGACATTACAACACCGGGGTGGCGATTCCCTCTTCCGTCAAGTATGAAGACGGCGGCGTGGTAATGGTCTCTCCCGCCAATACCGGCGTCGTGTTAACCGAAGAGGGCAAGAAAGTGGTCCACCGGATCTGCGCGCGTGACGACCAACAGGGACCGGCCGCAGCCAAATACGCGAAAAATACGCTGAATGTCAAGAGCGCCTTTATCATTCACGACAAGACAGCATACGGACAAGGGTTGGCCGATCAGGTGAAAGCGCAGTTCGAAACAGACGGCGTAGAGATCTTGGGCTACGAAGGCATTACCCAAGGGGAAAAAGACTACAGCGCGGTACTGAACCAGGTGGTTGCCAAAAATCCCGACATCCTCTTCTTCGGCGGGATCTATTCGGAAGGCGGCATCCTCGTCAAACAGGCACGCGAAAAAGGATTTAAAGGCTATTTCATGGGCGGTGACGGCATCGACTCTTCGGAAATGGCCAATATTGCGGGAGACGCGGTAGAGGGGGTTGTGTTTACCTCTGTCGCCGGCGACGTTACGCAAACGGAAGAGGGCAAGAAGTGGGCGGAAGCCTATCAACAGGAGATGGGCAAAAAACCGGAGACATACTCGGTTTACGGTTTTGACGCGATGAACGTGATCCTCGAGGGCATCCTCAAAGCAATCGAGAAAAACGGCGGCGCGAAGCCGACCCGCGAGCAGGTGCTGGAGGAAGTGCACAACACCAAGGATTTCCAAGGGCAGTTTGTCAAGGTTACGTTTGACGAAAAAGGGGACAACGAACACGCGGATATATTCGTGTACAAGTTTGAAAACGGCAAGTCTGTGTTCCTTGGCAAAGCGGAATAGCACGAGTATCCAGAAACCAACATCTTTGCTAATGAAAGTGACCTGTTGTATAATTTTTTAAAGGTTACGATTATTGCCTCATTCGTCCACGGGGCGGCACGCAGGTGTACGCCCCTTCTCTTTGCAACAGGGTGCGGCAGTGGGGAGAGCCGGAACAAACCAGTCATTGGAGAAATGAGGGAAGAGGATGCTGAGCATTTTACCACAGGTCTTGATTGACGGGCTAACACTCGGATTTATGTACGCGGTCGTGGCGCTGGGCTATACGATGGTTTACGGTATTCTCGAATTTATCAACTTCGCTCACGGGGAAATTTTCATGGTGGGGGCCTTTGTCGGGACGGAGGTGCTGTTGATTTGCGGCTCGCTTGGCATACTGCAAGAGATGAATCCCTTTGTGGCATTTTTGCTGTCTCTCCTGGTTGCGATGGTTGTCTCCGGAGCGTTGGGCGTGGGCGTGGAGCGGGTGGCGTACCGGCCGCTGCGAAACGCGCCGCGGCTGGTCGCCCTGATTTCCGCGATCGGCGTGTCGTTTTTGCTGCAGGACTTGGTCCGCTTTACCGAGGCACTGGCGCGGAACGAATTTTATCTGAATAGTCCGTCGCTGTTTACCGGCACGATCGCGCTCGGCAGCCTGGCGCAAATTCCGGTGAAAGCGGTGATTGTCATTGCGTTTGCTATCCTGATGATGGTCACCCTGACCCTGTTTGTCAACAAGACCAAATGGGGCATCGCCATGCGTGCCGTGGCGCAGGATCAGTCGACCGCTTCGCTGATGACGATTAATGTGGACAAGGTGATCATGCTTACCTTTTTGATCGGCTCCAGCCTGGGCGGCGCGACCGGCGTCCTGTTCGCCCAAAACTACGGAACGATCGATCCCTACATTGGCTTTATCCTCGGGTTGAAGGCATTTACCGCTGCCGTTCTCGGCGGGATCGGCAACATCCGCGGCGCGATGGTCGGCGGTGTCCTTCTCGGCCTGCTCGAGTCGCTGGCCGGAGCTTACCTGGATGCCCTGACATTCGGCGTGTTTGGCTCCGAGTACAAGGACGTATTCGCCTTTTCCATTCTGATTCTGGTGCTTCTGCTCAAGCCGGAAGGTCTGTTTGGCGAAGCCGTGAAAGAGAAAGTGTAGGTGAGCGCGTGGTGAAACAACTTGTCAAAAACATTTTCCAGGAGAAGCAAATCCCGCTGCTCGTAACCATTTTGTGGACGGCTGCCTTTACGTTGGCGCTGCATATTTTGCAACAATCGGTGCTCGCCTTTATGGGCGTGCTGCTGTCGCTGCTGCTCGTCTACTATACGAAGACAAGCAGTACCGTGCGAATGATCCTGGGCGCCTTGATCCTGCTCGTGCTGATTCCGCTGGTGGCAGGAGATAACCGTTACTACATGGAAGTGGCCTCGCAGGTGGGAATTTACGTGGCCATGGCGTTGGGACTGAATATCGTCGTCGGCTTTGCCGGACTGCTCGACCTCGGATATGTCGCCTTTTTCGCAGCTGGTGCGTACGCCTACGCCATTTTTGCCACGGCCCAGGCCAATCAGTTTATCCCAGGGGATCTGTTCCCGCTGAGCGGCGAGTGGTTTTGGCCGTTCCTGATCGTCGGCCTACTGGTGGCGGCTTTGTTCGGGATTCTCTTGGGGCTGCCCGTGCTGCGGGTAAAAGGGGATTATCTGGCCATAGTTACCCTCGGTTTTGGGGAAATCATTC contains:
- a CDS encoding adenine deaminase C-terminal domain-containing protein codes for the protein MLRALSREAHLQLIRTAKREQPATMWIKDGRILDVYLRKWREAQIVIAGERIAYVGDKEPLVDERTDIIEAGGYHVVPGYIEPHAHPFAWYNPHTLSEFALRTGTTTLIADTLPLYRFLPFAQVTEIMERLAASPVKHLFWARLDPQNKSEHLRELFQPQRLAQMIEHPLVIQGGELTDWIGLLSEDEQLLEGLRRVREQGKRMEGHHPGASTQTLNIAAAAGVTACHESITAGEVINRLQLGFYAALRHSSIRPDLPELIQGLLAAGITYSPRLMFTSDGSTPPMMRQGFTDYLIRLAIQAGLPPADAYTMATLNPASYYGLDSEIGGIAPGRIADILLLASPKEPTPELVIADGRRRAARRELLQPLPAIDWRQYSFPAPDRAALPSEPALFRIRGGDQGVPLITLRNAVITEYEQIALPADADGCLRLADPDLAVICLVERSGQHVTQAVVRGYGRELEAIATTFTISGDFLVIGRNPASMAAALRRVLELNGGIVAVEQGEFVYEMPLPIGGMMSEAPMEELIERGQAFVDWLRKKGYRYLDPIFSLQFFSAVHLPQVRLTADGIYDVKRGRIIVPAQRIADLLR
- a CDS encoding MFS transporter, encoding MRRGFTISMLAFGGFLVGTAEMMVAGILDMVADDLHVSVGLAGQSVTMYALVFAVGTPVLIAATSRLERKTLLLSAFAVFIAGNVLACLSASFWWFMFSRAVLAASAGIIVVVSLTVGSRLASPDQRGSAIGTVIMGFSLSLVLGVPLGALIGEEYGWKMNFALLAALAFLLWIALWKLIPSIGADESVPLKRQLSALRNRKTVSALFVTFFWIMGYQLVFTYVSPLLRTSAGIDTAMVSTALLVCGLFSVAGSRFGGFGADRWGSVRTILFSLAVHAGALLALPFTSASVAGALMTLAVWFGAAWTTTPAQQYYLVSISPKTADFVLSLNNAVLQLGIAVGAAVGGVVVQLSSVRLLGWVGAVLEGLGFLAAVYSFSRKNAPVSEKSVGRKKE
- a CDS encoding branched-chain amino acid ABC transporter substrate-binding protein — encoded protein: MKRNLLSSLAALLAVAMALAGCGGGAANTSGSSGTQSSSSGSGGQTAGEKILIATQSPLSGPQSVVGDAIKSGAEYALKLRQEEFKKLGFDLQLFPQDDMADPKQGVANAELIVSNPDVLGVVGHYNTGVAIPSSVKYEDGGVVMVSPANTGVVLTEEGKKVVHRICARDDQQGPAAAKYAKNTLNVKSAFIIHDKTAYGQGLADQVKAQFETDGVEILGYEGITQGEKDYSAVLNQVVAKNPDILFFGGIYSEGGILVKQAREKGFKGYFMGGDGIDSSEMANIAGDAVEGVVFTSVAGDVTQTEEGKKWAEAYQQEMGKKPETYSVYGFDAMNVILEGILKAIEKNGGAKPTREQVLEEVHNTKDFQGQFVKVTFDEKGDNEHADIFVYKFENGKSVFLGKAE
- a CDS encoding branched-chain amino acid ABC transporter permease → MLSILPQVLIDGLTLGFMYAVVALGYTMVYGILEFINFAHGEIFMVGAFVGTEVLLICGSLGILQEMNPFVAFLLSLLVAMVVSGALGVGVERVAYRPLRNAPRLVALISAIGVSFLLQDLVRFTEALARNEFYLNSPSLFTGTIALGSLAQIPVKAVIVIAFAILMMVTLTLFVNKTKWGIAMRAVAQDQSTASLMTINVDKVIMLTFLIGSSLGGATGVLFAQNYGTIDPYIGFILGLKAFTAAVLGGIGNIRGAMVGGVLLGLLESLAGAYLDALTFGVFGSEYKDVFAFSILILVLLLKPEGLFGEAVKEKV